A genome region from Mugil cephalus isolate CIBA_MC_2020 chromosome 13, CIBA_Mcephalus_1.1, whole genome shotgun sequence includes the following:
- the golga4 gene encoding golgin subfamily A member 4 isoform X1: MFKKLKQKINEEQSPQRNAQSPQQAQQMGSGDRRSSQTPPFHPDGTLTPGDREMLAGMIAEPAFLSEYTIFALDHSKRPKTAQVASVSASKGAARSPRGSINGDGSASPHKEEPQSFAQKLQLRVPSVESLIRGGASRAESLFRSPSKESLVRSSSRESLTPLGENDSPGAPSYDPPSDIESEAEEPPGSAESLSKEQLVHRLLRVERSLGKYRGKYSELVTAYRTVHREKEKTQAILSQSQDKALRRIGELREELQMDQQAKKHLQEEFDAALEEKDQMITVLQTQVALLKKRVKGVPDGELAPEGEVPQSAVTEDSTSATQSPSKEHGTESEGTEAEGDSDPTKLMEALQKRVKRQENLLQKCKDVMRTHKERSSQLASENETLQEQLQERLQELEKMKELHTTEKTKLITQLRDAKNLIEQLEQDKGMVIAETKRQMHETLEMKEDEVAQLRSRLQQAIAQKEELQEQKEKAEKSAFEELERALGVAQRAEEARKQLQVQLDEQMQAVEKAHEEERKTLQHELTRVKQEVVTIMKKSTEETVAHMEKLHSDELAAKEDELNERINKAVDQCKEDFAQLAKEREQQASLALEDVELQKTAIRTEADNKVKEIQLELETARTVSLSKNRILELESSVGKVSEDESGLSHELSSQLEELKNKHKEQISALEEKHQEQLEKHKGTLTQQHNAALEELKEKHRVEMETLLKDKELQFQAHVEDMNQKTLEKLEAKQAELEALSAELSELFKSKQVLEEKLVAAEDANSSAQQEHDKRFQDQVSKHDAEIAHIKHEHEKSLGGIEKTLKEECNALKIVLKEKEKEIKQQILKEKTLQEESHSTAQALEVKMKELEELQRSLSQFQLENESVKESNAQLSKMSEDLNQCKRDLTDLEQQLEVAKSDCQQKEKLLQDIQHQLQETKDELSEKEKSFTAELHTKVEEQTRLKKQLDDEKAAYEKKLKNTKTEMEAKLKSQETKMEKFKQKAKDMQENFKKKLQQNDENMKKELAKKEAELQQKEQQVQEKIVEMAQKSSQGHSSAMSELQANHKEELEKLHATHKHEIEKLEQQWQGKLGQQEEELTEKHSSTLQEKVQELEEVSQQLSKSRAEAEQVLCEIKDLKEDLAIRETTVQKLQEELNEAAVKLESLSQAEALLKEQVESAERNLNQALNERNALQDKLNTAEEESREKLKTLTDKLDDTEKQLEALEGSRCKESEDLQSKFEETATQLQAKEAEFQQQLISIMNQMDHYCKEVQSKVECGADELQQRVEHRVKELNDRLLCSQNNVGHLKNIILTKVDRNCTLEESLRQQVEEKKNLCTSLEQMTAQVNAQTEQINALTQERENHSLSVGEQIQKIEELSEANRIISESMKTNKLLIADLESVISDLKKQLASSMQEKEEAINNVNQQYAEERQRAAAQMEETVARLEQERKSALEQADELRNSLSEYENKFTQNDNVITSLQHRLEELEREISEKNETLQRLSASIDNQSISKSEMDQVLSEKEQKVSGLTSELEGCKGRLGELQEQLALKTKECEQLSSDLKQQHSIRENEKKELVEQLQQTQMQCAQNGNLEQEMVEKIRSLEEDNQKCKDQLESQREEFEKIKDDIIRGKEESLKAAEEKVAESSRKVSELKKKAEQKISQIKKQLTLQLEEKEQTVQALQTSLEEIKSNEASGKKHMETLEEKTKMLEEALVKLKEEQEKNLEQILSNERLEREKSLEELKIMYEEKLISHQKDDETESTLHVIEAKLKEAEEQNGNLLAEINRLKEELREKDARLDQHQATITQLQTPVEPEIKVECSSVQQTKSEMENHSPMQEGDEDSLQSLKEKLHQMKNEKEKVHKDFTRLHKDMRQLRKEHEHELEYTKKELLEENEKKLKLELEDLEMKHNSAMKQLLREFNTQMALKERELDTSVKETIEKAQSVEADLISIHHEEVSQLKKVISQKEDDLHRTVQKYEQVLQSREEEMGDRVWQVQKQLEELQASSQGSSEKTTEDLQAQLAEKTTLLSEARLKEQEFVERIHSLEDKIKCFHRTTVVTHLGSTYKDPGFNTSDAFSEPAEMEYLRKVLFEYMMGRETKTMAKVITSMLKFPPDQAQKVLDKEDSKTIPWLR, encoded by the exons ATGTTTAAAAAACTCAAGCAGAAGATAAACGAGGAGCAGTCGCCGCAGAGGAATGCGCAGTCACCACAGCAGGCCCAG CAGATGGGCAGTGGAGACCGGCGCAGCAGCCAGACCCCTCCGTTCCACCCTGATGGCACACTCACTCCCGGCGACAGAGAG ATGCTGGCCGGGATGATAGCAGAGCCCGCTTTTCTCTCTGAGTATACTATCTTTGCTCTGGACCATTCAAAACGACCCAAAACGGCCCAGGTAGCCAGTGTG AGTGCCTCAAAAGGAGCTGCAAGGTCTCCAAGAGGTAGCATCAATGGGGACGGAAGCGCTTCTCCTCAT AAAGAGGAGCCTCAGTCATTTGCCCAGAAGCTACAGCTGAGAGTTCCCTCGGTGGAGTCATTGATCCGTGGTGGTGCCAGTCGCGCAGAAAGTCTGTTTCGCTCTCCATCTAAAGAAAGCCTGGTCCGAAGCTCATCACGCGAGTCCCTGACACCTCTGGGAGAAAATGACTCGCCAGGTGCCCCGTCGTACGATCCGCCCTCGGATATCGAGAGTGAAGCCGAGGAGCCACCAGGAAGTGCGGAGTCTCTGTCTAAAGAGCAGCTGGTGCACCGGCTCCTCAGAGTGGAGAGGAGTCTTGGGAAGTACAGAGGAAAGTACTCAGAG ctcGTTACTGCATACCGAACAGTACAtcgagagaaagaaaaaacgcaG GCCATCCTCAGTCAGAGTCAAGACAAAGCTCTCCGTCGGATCGGGGAACTGCGGGAG GAGCTTCAGATGGACCAGCAGGCCAAGAAACACCTGCAGGAGGAGTTTGATGCTGCGCTGGAGGAGAAAGATCAGATGATCACCGTTCTTCAAACACAG gTTGCTCTGTTGAAGAAACGTGTTAAGGGGGTCCCTGATGGTGAACTGGCACCTGAAGGCGAGGTCCCACAGTCCGCGGTCACTGAAGACTCTACTTCTGCCACACAGAGTCCTTCTAAGGAGCATGGGACAGAATCTGAAGGCACCGAGG CAGAGGGCGACAGTGATCCTACCAAACTCATGGAGGCTCTGCAGAAGAGAGTGAAGAGGCAGGAAAACCTGCTGCAGAAGTGCAAAGATGTGATGCGTACACACAAGGAGCGGAGCTCTCAGCTCGCCAGTGAGAATGAAACTCTGCAGGAACAGCTGCAGGAGAGATTACAGGAGCTGGAGAAAATGAAG gAACTGCACACGACAGAAAAGACCAAGTTGATCACTCAGCTGCGTGATGCCAAGAACCTCATTGAACAGCTGGAGCAGGACAAG GGCATGGTCATTGCTGAGACTAAGCGGCAGATGCACGAGACACtagaaatgaaagaagatgaGGTCGCGCAGCTTCGCTCCAGGCTTCAGCAGGCTATTGCCCAGAAAGAAGAACTGcaggaacagaaagaaaaggctgAGAAATCAG CTTTTGAAGAACTTGAACGGGCTCTGGGCGTAGCTCAGAGGGCAGAGGAGGCCcgaaaacagctgcaggttcAGCTGGATGAGCAAATGCAAGCAGTTGAAAAGGCCCatgaggaagagaggaagactCTGCAGCATGAACTCACACGAGTCAAACAGGAGGTGGTCACCATCATGAAG AAATCAACAGAGGAGACTGTGGCTCATATGGAAAAACTTCACAGTGACGAGTTGGCCGCTAAAGAAGATGAGTTAAATGAAAGAATCAACAAAGCGGTG GACCAATGCAAAGAGGACTTTGCACAGTTGGCCAAGGAGAGAGAACAACAGGCCTCTCTTGCTCTGGAGGATGTAGAGTTACAGAAGACGGCTATTAGGACGGAGGCTGATAACAAGGTTAAAGAGAtacagctggagctggagactGCAAGAACTGTGAGCCtttctaaaaat AGGATTTTGGAGCTGGAGAGCTCAGTGGGCAAGGTCTCAGAAGATGAATCGGGTCTCTCCCATGAACTTTCCAGTCaactggaggagctgaagaataAACACAAGGAGCAAATCTCTGCATTGGAGGAAAAGCACCAGGAGCAGCTGGAAAAGCACAAGGGCACCTTAACCCAGCAACATAATGCTGCTCTTGAGGAGCTCaaggaaaaacacagagttgAAATGGAAACCCTTCTGAAAGATAAGGAGCTGCAGTTCCAAGCACACGTCGAAGACATGAACCAGAAAACGTTGGAGAAACTGGAGGCGAAGCAGGCGGAATTGGAGGCACTTTCTGCTGAACTTTCAGAGCTATTTAAGAGTAAACAGGttctggaggagaagctggtgGCAGCTGAAGATGCTAATAGCTCAGCCCAACAGGAGCATGACAAAAGGTTTCAAGATCAAGTGTCAAAGCATGATGCAGAGATTGCACATATCAAACATGAGCATGAGAAGTCCCTCGGAGGTATCGAGAAAACGCTAAAGGAGGAATGTAATGCACTGAAAATTGTtctgaaggaaaaggaaaaggaaattaaacaacaaatCCTGAAAGAGAAAACACTACAGGAAGAATCACATTCAACTGCACAAGCCTTAGAAGTCAAGATGAAGGAACTGGAGGAGCTGCAACGCAGTTTATCACAATTCCAGTTAGAAAATGAGAGCGTAAAGGAATCTAATGCACAGTTAAGTAAGATGTCAGAAGATCTTAATCAGTGTAAGAGAGACTTGACTGATTTGGAGCAGCAGTTGGAAGTAGCAAAGAGTGATTGTCAACAAAAAGAGAAGCTGCTTCAAGACATACAGCACCAATTACAAGAGACCAAGGATGAGCTTTCAGAGAAGGAGAAGTCGTTTACTGCAGAACTGCACACTAAGGTCGAAGAACAAACACGCCTCAAGAAACAGCTGGATGATGAAAAAGCTGCCTACGAAAAGAAGCTGAAGAACACTAAAACCGAGATGGAAGCGAAGCTCAAATCGCAGGAGACGAAGATGGAAAAGTTCAAACAGAAGGCCAAAGACATGCAGGAGAACTTCAAGAAGAAGCTTCAGCAGAACGACGAAAACATGAAAAAGGAGCTCGCGAAGAAGGAGGCAGAGCTTCAGCAGAAGGAGCAGCAAGTGCAAGAGAAAATAGTTGAGATGGCCCAAAAAAGCTCCCAGGGCCACAGCAGCGCAATGTCCGAGCTGCAGGCCAACCATAAAGAAGAGCTGGAGAAGCTACACGCCACCCACAAGCATGAGATTGAGAAGCTGGAGCAACAGTGGCAGGGGAAGTTAggacagcaggaggaagaactGACAGAGAAACATTCATCCACGCTACAGGAGAAAGTCCAGGAACTGGAGGAGGTGTCTCAGCAGCTTAgtaaaagcagagcagaggcTGAGCAAGTATTATGTGAAATAAAGGATTTAAAGGAGGACCTGGCCATTCGAGAGACCACCGTGCAGAAGCTGCAAGAGGAGCTTAATGAAGCAGCGGTTAAGCTTGAAAGTTTGTCCCAGGCTGAAGCGTTGCTGAAAGAACAAGTGGAGTCGGCAGAGAGGAACCTTAACCAGGCTCTGAATGAGAGAAACGCCCTCCAAGACAAACTGAacacagcagaggaagagagcagagagaagctAAAGACTCTGACAGACAAGCTGGATGACACAGAGAAACAGCTTGAAGCCCTGGAAGGTTCCAGATGTAAGGAAAGTGAGGACTTGCAGAGTAAGTTTGAGGAAACTGCTACTCAGCTACAAGCCAAGGAAGCGGAGTTCCAGCAGCAATTAATTTCTATCATGAACCAAATGGACCATTACTGTAAGGAAGTTCAATCTAAAGTGGAGTGTGGGGCTGATGAACTCCAACAAAGAGTGGAGCATAGGGTGAAAGAGCTGAATGACAGACTGCTCTGTAGCCAGAACAATGTAGGGCATCTCAAAAACATAATCCTCACTAAAGTAGATAGAAACTGCACTTTAGAGGAGAGTCTTCGccagcaggtggaggagaagaagaatctaTGCACATCATTGGAACAGATGACAGCTCAGGTAAATGCTCAAACGGAGCAAATAAACGCCTTAACACAAGAGAGGGAGAATCATTCCCTGTCCGTCGGTGAGCAAATTCAGAAAATTGAGGAACTGAGTGAAGCAAACAGAATCATATCAGaaagcatgaaaacaaacaagctgcTTATCGCAGACTTGGAAAGCGTCATCAGCGACTTGAAAAAACAGCTTGCGAGTAGCATgcaagagaaggaggaagcCATAAATAATGTTAACCAGCAGTATGCAGAGGAGAGGCAACGGGCTGCTGCGCAAATGGAGGAGACCGTTGCGAGATTAGAGCAGGAGAGAAAATCTGCTTTGGAGCAGGCAGATGAACTCAGGAACAGTTTGTCTGAGTATGAGAACAAGTTCACCCAGAATGACAACGTTATAACGTCTCTCCAGCACCGGCTTGAAGAGCTGGAGCGAGAAATCTCTGAGAAGAACGAAACTCTGCAAAGGTTGTCCGCAAGTATTGACAATCAGTCCATCAGCAAGTCTGAGATGGACCAGGTGTTGAGTGAGAAGGAGCAGAAAGTAAGTGGACTTACCTCGGAGCTCGAGGGTTGCAAAGGCCGACTCGGCGAGCTCCAGGAGCAGTTAGCCTTAAAAACTAAAGAGTGTGAACAGCTCTCATCTGACCTCAAACAGCAACATAGCATCAGGGAGAATGAGAAGAAGGAATTGGtcgagcagctgcagcagaccCAGATGCAGTGCGCTCAAAACGGCAATTTGGAGCAAGAGATGGTAGAAAAGATACGCTCCCTTGAGGAAGACAACCAGAAGTGTAAGGACCAGCTCGAAAGTCAAAGGGAGGAATTTGAAAAGATTAAAGATGATATTATCAGGGGCAAGGAGGAGAGTCTGAAGGCAGCCGAAGAGAAGGTTGCGGAGAGCTCTCGGAAAGTATcggagctgaagaagaaagcCGAGCAGAAAATCAGCCAGATTAAAAAACAGCTGACCttgcagctggaggaaaaagagcAGACGGTCCAGGCTCTTCAGACGAGCCTGGAGGAAATCAAGAGCAATGAAGCATCTGGCAAAAAACACATGGAAACAttagaagagaaaacaaaaatgctcGAGGAAGCTCTTGTCAAACtaaaggaagagcaggagaaaaatCTTGAACAGATTCTGAGCAACGAGAGGCTCGAGAGAGAAAAGTCTTTGGAAGAGCTGAAAATCATGTACGAAGAGAAGTTGATCTCGCATCAGAAAGACGACGAAACGGAATCCACGTTGCACGTGATAGAGGCAAAGCTGAAAGAAGCAGAAGAGCAGAATGGAAACCTTCTTGCGGAAATAAACCGCCTTAAAGAGGAATTACGCGAGAAGGATGCTCGGCTCGATCAACACCAGGCGACTATCACACAGCTCCAAACTCCCGTTGAACCTGAGATAAAGGTGGAGTGTAGCAGCGTCCAGCAAACCAAGAGCGAGATGGAAAACCACTCTCCCATGCAAGAAGGGGATGAGGATTCTCTGCAGTCGCTCAAGGAGAAACTCCATCAGATGAAAAACGAGAAGGAGAAGGTCCACAAGGACTTCACCCGGCTGCACAAAGACATGAGGCAGCTGAGGAAGGAGCACGAACACGAGCTGGAGTACACGAAGAAGGAGTTGTTGGAGGAGAACGAGAAAAAGCTAAA ACTCGAGTTAGAAGATCTGGAAATGAAGCACAACTCCGCTATGAAGCAGCTATTACGGGAGTTCAACACACAGATGGCTTTGAAGGAGAGGGAGCTGGATACATCTGTGAAGGAGACCATTG AGAAAGCCCAGAGTGTCGAAGCAGATCTCATCAGTATCCATCACGAAGAGGTCAGTCAGCTGAAGAAGGTGATTTCTCAGAAGGAGGATGATTTGCACAGAACGGTTCAGAAATATGAACAGGTTTTACAG agtcgagaggaggagatgggagaCAGAGTGTGGCAAGTTCAGAAACAACTTGAGGAGTTACAAGCTTCAAGCCAAGGCTCCTCTGAG AAGACCACAGAGGACCTGCAG GCTCAGCTCGCTGAAAAAACAACTCTGCTGAGCGAGGCCCGGCTGAAGGAGCAGGAGTTTGTGGAGAGG ATTCACTCGCTCGAGGACAAGATTAAATGTTTCCACCGAACCACTGTTGTAACTCATCTCGGGAGCACATACAAAG ATCCTGGATTCAACACGTCAGATGCCTTCTCAGAACCTGCTGAGATGGAGTACCTGAGGAAGGTGCTGTTCGAGTACATGATGGGACGAGAAACAaaa ACAATGGCCAAAGTGATAACGTCCATGCTCAAGTTTCCTCCTGACCAAGCGCAAAAGGTTTTGGACAAAGAAGACTCGAAAACAATA CCTTGGTTACGATGA